In Acidiferrobacteraceae bacterium, the DNA window ACAGTCTGCTGGTATCGCGTGTCAAAGTCATGGCACGCCTTGATATCGCCGAGAAACGCCTTCCCCAGGACGGCCGCATGTCCCTGAGGCTGGCCGGCCACCCGGTGGACGTTCGCGTTTCGACCTTGCCCACTGCCCATGGTGAACGCGTTGTCCTGCGCCTGCTCGACAAGCAGGTCGGCCGATTGCAACTGACCGGACTCGGCATGGCCGATGATACGCTGAGCTCGCTGCGCAAGCTGATCGAACAGCCCCATGGCATCATTCTTGTGACTGGACCCACGGGCTCGGGCAAGACCACTACCCTCTATGCCGCGCTGTCGGAACTGGACACCGAACGGCTCAACATCATGACCGTGGAAGACCCCATCGAGTACGATCTCGAAGGGGTTGGACAAACCCAGGTCAACGGCAAGATCGACCTCAGCTTTGCCCGCGCCCTGCGGGCGCTCCTGCGCCAGGATCCCGATGTCATCATGATCGGTGAGATCCGTGACCTGGAGACCGCGCAGATTGCCGTGCAGGCCAGTCTGACCGGTCACCTCGTACTGGCTACACTGCACACCAATGACGCCCCCGGCGCAATCACCCGCTTGGTCGACATGGGGGTGGAGCCGTTCCTGGTCGCCTCCAGCCTGATCGGCGTGGTGGCGCAACGACTGGTGCGACGCCTTTGTCCCGCGTGCAAGCAGCTCCACAAGCCCACAGCTGCGGAGCGCGAACAACTGGGAGCAAAGCCTCGGGAAAAACTGCAGATCTACACCGCTGGCGGATGCCCCGCCTGCAACCAGACCGGGTACCAGCATCGAAGCGGCATTTATGAACTCCTTGCCGTGGACGAGACCCTGCGCGAACTGATCCACGAGGGAGCATCGGAAGCGGACATGCGCAAGCACGCGGTTGGCTCCGGCATGCGCGCACTGCGTCAGGACGGATTGCGCTGGGTCCGTGCCGGCGAGACCAGCCTGGAAGAAGTCATCCGCGTTTCCCGCGAGTAGGCCCGTGCCCGCTTATCACTATCAGGCCCTGGACAACCGTGGTCGCACGATCAGCGGAGTCATGGAAGGCGACGCCGACCGGCAGGTCCGCGCCAGCCTGCGGGAACAGGGACTCACACCCCTGCAGGTCGACCCCGTGGCCGAGCGCAAACGCGGTCCTCGTTTTTCGCTGCATTGGCGTCCGGGAATCAGCAATGCCGATCTTGCCGTCATCACGCGCCAGTTTGCGACACTTGTTCAGGCCGGCCTGACCATTGAGGAATCCCTGTCCGCCATCATCGATCAGAGTGAGTCCGCCCGTACCCGCGCGGTCGTGGCCGGTGTTCGCGCCCGCGTGGTCGAAGGCCAGTCTCTCGCCGCCGCTCTTGCCGGGTTTCCCGCTGCGTTCCCCGAACTGTACCGCCGCATGGTCGATGCCGGGGAACAAAGCGGACGCCTGAGCGAAGTGATGGAACGCCTGGCAGTGTTCACGGAAAATCGCGAGGCGCTCAAACAGAAAGTCGGTCTCGCCTTTCTGTATCCGGCGCTGGTTATCTTCATCGCCCTGCTGGCCATTACCGGTCTGATGATCTACGTGGTGCCCCAGGTAACGCGCGTGTTCCTGAACACGGGACAGGTGCTGCCAATACCCACGCGTATTCTGATGGCCAGCAGCAGTTTCATCCGCCATTTCGGTTTTGCGCTACTGGGGATCGTGGTCCTCGCGGGCATCGGCTTTCGCATGTTGTTGCGCAATGATGAATTCCGATACCGCTGGCATCTCTTTCTTCTGCGCCTGCCCATCGTGGGCCGCACCTTGCGCGGACTGAATGCCGCCCGTGTCGCCAGCACACTGGGAATCCTGACCTCCAGCGGGATCCCCCTGCTGGCGGCCTTGCAGGCAACCGCCGATATCCCGGGGCTCCTGCCCATGCGGGCCTCCATTGAGGCCGCGGTACGCGAGGTGCGCGATGGCGGAAGCCTCTCCCGGGCGCTTGCCCGTGGGGGGATGTTTCCACCCATGATCGTACACCTGATCGCCAGCGGCGAGGCCACGGGCCGGCTGGACGCCATGCTCGCTCGCGCAGCGGAAATCCAGTCCGCGGAACTGGACAACCGGGTACGGGCCCTGACGGCCATTCTTGAGCCTGTGCTTCTTCTGGTTACCGGAGGCATAATACTGTTCATTGTCCTGGCTATCCTGCTGCCGATTTTCAACATGAATCAACTCGTAATGTAAATGGAATGCACCGATGAACCTTCGCACTCATAACAAGGGATTCACCCTGCTGGAAATCATTATCGTTGTGGTTATCCTTGGTATCCTGGCCGCATTTATCGTTCCGAACATCATGGGCAAACCGGACCAGGCGAAGGTCGTCGCCGCAAAGAACGATGTTCGCACACTGGTCAGCGCGTTGAAGATGTATCGCCTGGATAATGGCCGGTATCCCAGTACGGACCAGGGCCTGAAGGCCCTGGTCGAGAAGCCGACCAGCGGAGACATTCCGTCCAACTGGCAGAAAGGGGGATACATCGAACATCTGCCCAAGGACCCGTGGAAGACACCCTACCAGTATCTGAATCCAGGCATCCACGGTGACATCGATGTCTTCAGCTTCGGTGCCGACGGAAAGCCGGGCGGTGACGGCTACGACGCCGATATCGGAAATTGGGACGACTCCGGCAAGTGAAGCAAGCACGACAGAACGGGTTTACCCTGTTCGAAATTGTCGTTGTCATCGTCATTCTCGGAATCATGGCCACGGCGGCGGCGCTCTATCTCAAGCGCGACCCCGCCGCCGGGGTCCGCGAGCAGGCGCAACGCCTCGCCGCCCTCCTTCAGAACCTGAGACAGGAGGCGATCCTCGAGGGAACCATCTACGCCGTACAGTTCGGTACGGACAAATACCAGTTCCTTCGCCTGAACGAAAAAGGCGAACTGTCCCCGGTCAAGAACGACGATCTGCTTCAAGCTCACCAGATGCCTGCCGGAATTCATCTAGAGATCGCAGGGCAGAAAGAGGACGCCAAGTCCATCCAGGGGCTCGTGTTCACCCCCACGGGCGAGGTCCCGGATTTTGAAGTCCTCTTTGACCAAAAAGGGCACCGGTGGCAGGTGCGGCGTACGGCAGACGGCGATATCGCCGCCGAGACTGCGCAATGAAAGCTCGCCACACCCCCGGTTTCACCCTCATCGAGGTCCTGATCGCGCTTGCCATTGCCGCCATCGCGCTCGCTGCCATCTCCCGCGTCGTCGCCCAATCCATCGACACAACGGCGGCACTACGGGATCGTGAACTGGGAACCTGGGTTGCACAGAACCAGCTCGCGCAACTGCGCCTGACTCATGCCTGGCCGCCTACGGATACAAGCGATGGCGAGACAAAGATGGCCGGGCGCAAGTGGCGCTGGACCCAGGTCGTTGCGAGCACTCCCTATGCCCAATTGCGACGCGTGGAGATTACGGTTGGCGTCGGCAAATCCAAACACAACGTGGCCGAATTGACTGGTTTCCTTCGCAAGCCGGAGGGCGCGCCGTGACCTCGACCATGAACCGGTCGCGTGCGTTTACCCTGCTCGAGATTCTGGTCGCCATCTCGATCTTCGCGGTCATTTCAGCGATCTGCTACGCCACCCTGAACCGTGTGATGGGCGACAGTCATATGCTCGATGCGGAACGCACGAAATGGACCCGCCTTGCCATTGCCTGGTCGATGATCGAAGACGATTTTGCCTTTGCACGGAATCGCGGCATTCGTGATGCGATCGGCGAAAGACTTCCTGCCTTTATCGGGCAGCCTACTGATCCGCGCGCGGTTGCCCCACCCACGGTAGAGTTTACCCGGGGTGGCTTGTGGGCCCTTTCGACTTCAGACAAGCCGCTCCTGGCCCGCATCGACTACCGCTTGAAGGATCGTCAACTGATACGGGAGACCTGGCCAAGCCTGGATCGCGCGCCCGATGCGAAACCCTCGGTGCAGATACTCCTGAACGGGGTTACACAGTTTGAAGTTCGGTTCATGAATGCCAGCGCACAGTGGGTCGACCACTGGCCGGAAACGGGGGCATCAGCAAAGCTGCCCAGGGCCGTGGAAGTAACCCTGCAGACTCCGGATGTTGGACCGACTACACGCATACTCGAGGTGGCACACTAGCATGAGGATGCCGCCGCAGATTCGGCAATCCGGCCTGGCACTGATTACGGTCATGTTGGTCGTTGCCATTGTCGCTACCATCGCGACGTTTCTGAGTCTGAACCAGCAGATCTGGATCCGTCAGGCGGAAAACATCCGGACGGCGGCCCAGGCCAACGCGGTGCGCCAGGGCGCGGTCGATGCCGCCGGCGCCTTGCTGGATGAGGACGCGAAATCCAACAAGGTGGACAGTTTGGCCGAACCCTGGGCCCGGGTCCTGCCACCGTTTGCTTTCCGCGATGGAAGTGTGTCGATTGCCATCGAGGACGCCCAGGGCCGGTTCAACATCAACAACCTGCTCAAGGACGGTAATCCGAGCACCGACGACATCGGTGTCTACACGCGGCTGCTGGCCTATCGCGGGCTGGACCGCCATCTGGTCGACACGCTGATTGACTGGATGGATTCAGACAGGCGAACGCGCCCGGGTGGTGCCGAGGACGTGGATTATCTCAGCGACAACCCGTCCTACCGTACCGCCAACCAGGCGCTGGTCGATGTCAATGAGCTGCGCCGCGTTCGCGGTTATACCCCGAAGGTGATGGCGGCACTGTCGGATCTGTTGATTGCGCTTCCCGAACGAACCGCAATCAACGTGAATACCGCGCGACCCGAGGTGTTGGGCGCCCTGTTCGCCTCCATGGACCTGGATGCGGCCAAGAATCTAGCCCAGAATCTGGCCAACTCACCTCTCAGCAGCACGGGCGACCTGGCCAAACGGGCCCCCGGACAGACCCTGTCCAAGGCGGCAACTTCTGTCAATTCGACCTATTTTCTGGTGTCGGTTCGGCCGGATCTGGGGCGTTACCACCAGACGACAGTCACCCTGCTTCATCGGCCCGGCGGCAGCAAGCCCTCCGAGGCCCTGTGGCAAACCCGCCCGGTCATTATCGTGGCTAAGTCTCCCACCAGCGAGTAAAATGATAGAAAATTCAGCAGATTTGTCCCGCCCTTCCGGCAGGGAAGCATCAATTTCATGGCCACTTTGTTTGACCAACTGACAGCAAGTATCAGCAATGTGCACAGCGCCGGCCGTGCCCGACCAGCCGCGCCCGCCGGGCAAATGCTGGAATTGCGCCTGCTCCCCGGGTGGCCCGAGGAAGGCGGACTCGATTGGTGTCTGCGCGACGGCAATACGGTAGCCGCCGAAGGAAGCGTGCGCACGCCGGCCGAACTGCCCTCAGACATCCGTGTGGCCCGCGTCCATGTTTGGGCTCCCGCCAGGGACGTTCTGTTGACGTCCGTGCAGTTGCCAACACGCTCCCGGTCGCAGATCGCCCGCGCCCTGCCGTTTGCCCTGGAAGACCAGCTTGTCTCTTCGCCCGAGGACCTGCACTTCACCTGGGAACGCCGGGACCAGGAAGAACTCGCGGTGGCCGTAGTCGCTTCATCCGTGATGCAGCGCTGGCTCGAGCCCCTGCTCAAGGCACATATCCACCCGCAGACCCTGGCGCCCGCGACCCTGTCGCGCCCCTGCCTGAATCATAGCTGGATTGTTTCCTATTCGGGTACTGACAGCTGGATACGAACCGGTTCGATGAGCGGCTTCGGATTCACCCCACCCGATGACTCCTCGGTGCCGCTTCTCCTCCGCAAGGCCATGGAGTCCGCACGCGCGAAGGATTCCGTTCCGGAAGCGGTCGTCGTCAGTCACCCCCCGGAGGGATTCGATCCGGAGGCCTGGAAGCAGGCCCTCGGTGTGGAGATTCTCGTTGAACAGGCTGACTTCTGGTCTGTCAGCGACCCCCACGCGGCAACACTCAACCTTCTGCATGGTGAATTCGCGCCCGTCCGGAGACACATTCCGGTTCCCCGCACCATTCTGCCCGCCGTCATCATGATCGCCGTATGGCTTCTCGGCAGCGTGACAGTAACGACCATCGAATGGTGGCAACTGTCGTCGCGGGACCACAGCTTGCGCACGCAGATGACCGATATCTTCAGCCGTACCTTTCCCGACCAGGCCAGTCTGGTCGTGGATCCCTATCGACAGATGCAGCGCAATCTGAATCGCGCTGCTGGATCCGGTGCACAATCCGGACTGAGCGAGATGCTTGCGCACATTGCCCCGGGACTGGCCGGCGTAGCGGCGGGTGCCTTGCACACCATTGACTATCGCGACGGGGCCGTGGATTTGTCGCTGACTGTACCCAGCTACAAGGATCTGGAGAGCGTGAAATCGGCCCTGCAACAATCTGGCTTCGGCATTGACGTACGAAACAGCACAAGAAATGACAAGGGTGTTACAGCCCGGATTCACTGCGTCCCGAACAGCGGGGGATCCTCGTCATGAAGGAACTTCTGGCCAAGGCACGCAACCATTGGAACCGGTTGAGTTCCCGCGAACGGGGTCTGCTGGCCGCGGCCGGCCTCTTTTGTGCATTCGCCCTGCCCTATGCACTGCTGTGGCTACCCATGGTCCACGATCTCGAAAAGTTGCGCGCAAATGTGCCACTGCACGAGGCCCAGCTTGCGGAGATGCGCAAGCAAGCCGCGACCGGGCCTCGCAAGGCCAGCACACAGAATCCTGCAGGAGCCTCCGAAACGGATCTGTCGACCACGATCGAATCAAGCGCCACAGCCCTGGGCATGCGTGATGCGATCGCCCGTATGGATACGGATAGTTCGCGCCATGTCCGGCTAAAGCTTGCGAATGCCGAATTCGATACCCTGGCGAAATGGATATGGCAGATGGAACACGACCTCGGGATACGGGTCCTGTCCGCGAATATCACGGCGAGCAAGGAGCCAGGCCGGGTCGACGCCAGCCTTCGCATCGATCATTGATCAGCATCCGTCACCC includes these proteins:
- the gspI gene encoding type II secretion system minor pseudopilin GspI, giving the protein MKARHTPGFTLIEVLIALAIAAIALAAISRVVAQSIDTTAALRDRELGTWVAQNQLAQLRLTHAWPPTDTSDGETKMAGRKWRWTQVVASTPYAQLRRVEITVGVGKSKHNVAELTGFLRKPEGAP
- the gspJ gene encoding type II secretion system minor pseudopilin GspJ, which gives rise to MTSTMNRSRAFTLLEILVAISIFAVISAICYATLNRVMGDSHMLDAERTKWTRLAIAWSMIEDDFAFARNRGIRDAIGERLPAFIGQPTDPRAVAPPTVEFTRGGLWALSTSDKPLLARIDYRLKDRQLIRETWPSLDRAPDAKPSVQILLNGVTQFEVRFMNASAQWVDHWPETGASAKLPRAVEVTLQTPDVGPTTRILEVAH
- the gspF gene encoding type II secretion system inner membrane protein GspF, producing MPAYHYQALDNRGRTISGVMEGDADRQVRASLREQGLTPLQVDPVAERKRGPRFSLHWRPGISNADLAVITRQFATLVQAGLTIEESLSAIIDQSESARTRAVVAGVRARVVEGQSLAAALAGFPAAFPELYRRMVDAGEQSGRLSEVMERLAVFTENREALKQKVGLAFLYPALVIFIALLAITGLMIYVVPQVTRVFLNTGQVLPIPTRILMASSSFIRHFGFALLGIVVLAGIGFRMLLRNDEFRYRWHLFLLRLPIVGRTLRGLNAARVASTLGILTSSGIPLLAALQATADIPGLLPMRASIEAAVREVRDGGSLSRALARGGMFPPMIVHLIASGEATGRLDAMLARAAEIQSAELDNRVRALTAILEPVLLLVTGGIILFIVLAILLPIFNMNQLVM
- the gspK gene encoding type II secretion system minor pseudopilin GspK produces the protein MRMPPQIRQSGLALITVMLVVAIVATIATFLSLNQQIWIRQAENIRTAAQANAVRQGAVDAAGALLDEDAKSNKVDSLAEPWARVLPPFAFRDGSVSIAIEDAQGRFNINNLLKDGNPSTDDIGVYTRLLAYRGLDRHLVDTLIDWMDSDRRTRPGGAEDVDYLSDNPSYRTANQALVDVNELRRVRGYTPKVMAALSDLLIALPERTAINVNTARPEVLGALFASMDLDAAKNLAQNLANSPLSSTGDLAKRAPGQTLSKAATSVNSTYFLVSVRPDLGRYHQTTVTLLHRPGGSKPSEALWQTRPVIIVAKSPTSE
- the gspH gene encoding type II secretion system minor pseudopilin GspH — encoded protein: MKQARQNGFTLFEIVVVIVILGIMATAAALYLKRDPAAGVREQAQRLAALLQNLRQEAILEGTIYAVQFGTDKYQFLRLNEKGELSPVKNDDLLQAHQMPAGIHLEIAGQKEDAKSIQGLVFTPTGEVPDFEVLFDQKGHRWQVRRTADGDIAAETAQ
- the gspL gene encoding type II secretion system protein GspL — its product is MATLFDQLTASISNVHSAGRARPAAPAGQMLELRLLPGWPEEGGLDWCLRDGNTVAAEGSVRTPAELPSDIRVARVHVWAPARDVLLTSVQLPTRSRSQIARALPFALEDQLVSSPEDLHFTWERRDQEELAVAVVASSVMQRWLEPLLKAHIHPQTLAPATLSRPCLNHSWIVSYSGTDSWIRTGSMSGFGFTPPDDSSVPLLLRKAMESARAKDSVPEAVVVSHPPEGFDPEAWKQALGVEILVEQADFWSVSDPHAATLNLLHGEFAPVRRHIPVPRTILPAVIMIAVWLLGSVTVTTIEWWQLSSRDHSLRTQMTDIFSRTFPDQASLVVDPYRQMQRNLNRAAGSGAQSGLSEMLAHIAPGLAGVAAGALHTIDYRDGAVDLSLTVPSYKDLESVKSALQQSGFGIDVRNSTRNDKGVTARIHCVPNSGGSSS
- a CDS encoding type II secretion system protein M, which codes for MKELLAKARNHWNRLSSRERGLLAAAGLFCAFALPYALLWLPMVHDLEKLRANVPLHEAQLAEMRKQAATGPRKASTQNPAGASETDLSTTIESSATALGMRDAIARMDTDSSRHVRLKLANAEFDTLAKWIWQMEHDLGIRVLSANITASKEPGRVDASLRIDH
- the gspG gene encoding type II secretion system major pseudopilin GspG is translated as MNLRTHNKGFTLLEIIIVVVILGILAAFIVPNIMGKPDQAKVVAAKNDVRTLVSALKMYRLDNGRYPSTDQGLKALVEKPTSGDIPSNWQKGGYIEHLPKDPWKTPYQYLNPGIHGDIDVFSFGADGKPGGDGYDADIGNWDDSGK
- the gspE gene encoding type II secretion system ATPase GspE, with product MSELQALDREVSQELPYHFAKRHGVISARRDGETVEVWALPGARTEILAELGRALGHPLRIVELAEDEFNRALNRAYERGVNEAADIIGDMGEEVDLNSVAQSLPAVEDLLETEDDAPVIRLINALLSQAVRDNASDIHLEPFETNSTVRFRLDGVLRDVMDIKKALHSLLVSRVKVMARLDIAEKRLPQDGRMSLRLAGHPVDVRVSTLPTAHGERVVLRLLDKQVGRLQLTGLGMADDTLSSLRKLIEQPHGIILVTGPTGSGKTTTLYAALSELDTERLNIMTVEDPIEYDLEGVGQTQVNGKIDLSFARALRALLRQDPDVIMIGEIRDLETAQIAVQASLTGHLVLATLHTNDAPGAITRLVDMGVEPFLVASSLIGVVAQRLVRRLCPACKQLHKPTAAEREQLGAKPREKLQIYTAGGCPACNQTGYQHRSGIYELLAVDETLRELIHEGASEADMRKHAVGSGMRALRQDGLRWVRAGETSLEEVIRVSRE